One window from the genome of Vibrio sp. VB16 encodes:
- a CDS encoding efflux RND transporter periplasmic adaptor subunit, which yields MREQVGTAESRPAFSELLNDQFSIVEDEYYQQWLSNHHSVLDGLKSALVIVPIDGVLVTVGTLHTQSPYFESLVALADEQTSSQQPQVATLNASDHGEMFALIYPLRDEDSELIALIAMAVEVKSQTELQKVLTAVQWSSAGLEVVEYQRRLQIEKEHQSGIAERVDILARVLAEPNYSSAAVRLVTELAVLFNCDRVSLGEYKNHRSRLKHLSHSAQFGKRMNLVRTIEQTMDECVDQGQCIRFPQNNIPDGQVPPLPFSKEVVLAHSKLSEQQGDACVMSIPVYAGGEIKGALVLEGNPDVPWSSVQADLCQSIASMVIPALEDKRLNDRWLLRKIADSSAKQLGRLLGAGYLGRKLFVISVIGLGVFLYTAVGTYRLSADARIESATQRAIVTPYDGYIKDAFVRAGDLVKAGQQLVSMDDKDLRLERLKWLSEKSKLNRQYQEALSVRDRAKINIINAQSDQVQAQLELVNSQLERGDITAPFDGLVVSGDLSQRLGSAVSKGESLLEVAPVDSYRIRMLVKESRIADIHLHQTGNLYLSALPESSFEFELSKITPLTETLDGATYFVIEGVLKENVAINGTSSGIALLQPGMAGIGKIVIDDRLLFEIWTREMLEWLRLRIWTWWG from the coding sequence ATGAGAGAACAGGTCGGTACGGCTGAATCTCGGCCGGCATTTTCCGAGCTGCTGAATGACCAATTCAGCATAGTTGAAGACGAATATTACCAACAGTGGCTTTCTAACCACCACAGCGTGTTAGATGGACTAAAATCTGCGTTGGTCATCGTCCCTATTGATGGCGTGTTGGTTACAGTCGGCACGCTGCACACTCAATCTCCTTACTTTGAGTCCCTTGTTGCCTTAGCCGATGAGCAAACCTCCAGCCAACAGCCTCAGGTGGCAACGCTAAACGCGTCCGATCACGGTGAAATGTTTGCGTTGATTTATCCCCTTAGAGACGAAGATAGCGAACTCATTGCGCTCATTGCTATGGCTGTTGAAGTTAAAAGCCAAACAGAGTTACAAAAGGTTTTAACGGCAGTGCAGTGGAGTAGTGCTGGGTTAGAAGTTGTTGAATATCAAAGACGCCTTCAGATTGAAAAAGAACATCAATCTGGTATTGCTGAACGTGTCGATATATTGGCTCGCGTTCTTGCAGAACCAAATTACTCGAGTGCAGCGGTAAGGCTAGTGACGGAACTCGCGGTGCTGTTTAACTGTGACCGAGTGAGTTTAGGGGAATATAAGAATCATCGTTCTCGATTGAAACACCTCTCTCACAGTGCGCAGTTTGGTAAACGAATGAACCTAGTGCGCACAATAGAACAGACCATGGATGAGTGTGTTGATCAGGGACAGTGCATCCGATTTCCTCAAAACAACATTCCAGATGGGCAAGTACCACCTCTTCCGTTCTCGAAAGAGGTGGTGTTAGCACACAGTAAACTATCAGAACAACAGGGCGATGCGTGTGTTATGTCAATACCTGTCTACGCTGGTGGAGAGATTAAAGGCGCATTAGTTTTAGAAGGTAATCCTGATGTTCCTTGGTCTAGCGTGCAGGCTGATTTATGCCAGAGCATCGCAAGTATGGTTATACCCGCTCTTGAGGATAAACGACTTAATGATAGGTGGTTGCTACGCAAGATAGCCGATAGCAGTGCCAAGCAACTCGGCCGATTACTTGGTGCTGGGTATCTTGGTAGGAAGTTGTTTGTTATCTCAGTGATCGGCTTGGGTGTTTTTTTATATACCGCGGTGGGAACGTATCGACTCTCAGCCGATGCACGAATAGAAAGTGCGACACAGCGGGCGATTGTGACACCTTACGATGGCTACATAAAAGATGCATTTGTTAGAGCGGGTGACCTTGTTAAAGCAGGGCAACAGTTAGTATCAATGGATGACAAAGACTTGCGCTTAGAAAGACTTAAATGGCTAAGTGAAAAGAGCAAACTCAACAGACAATATCAGGAAGCGCTTTCGGTAAGGGATAGAGCGAAAATCAATATAATAAATGCACAGTCTGACCAAGTTCAAGCTCAACTAGAACTGGTTAATAGCCAATTAGAGAGGGGAGACATAACCGCGCCTTTTGACGGGTTAGTCGTGAGTGGCGATCTTAGCCAACGGCTTGGTAGTGCGGTGTCAAAAGGTGAGAGCCTTTTGGAGGTTGCGCCTGTCGATAGCTATCGTATACGTATGTTGGTTAAAGAGAGTCGTATCGCAGATATACACCTGCATCAAACTGGGAACTTATATCTGTCGGCTTTACCAGAAAGCTCTTTTGAATTTGAGTTGAGTAAAATAACCCCGCTCACTGAGACATTAGATGGTGCAACCTATTTTGTTATCGAAGGTGTGTTAAAAGAAAATGTCGCTATTAACGGTACCTCTTCTGGTATCGCTTTGCTGCAACCAGGCATGGCAGGGATTGGTAAGATTGTCATAGACGATAGATTGTTGTTCGAAATATGGACGCGTGAAATGCTAGAGTGGCTTCGTTTACGGATCTGGACTTGGTGGGGGTAG
- a CDS encoding peptidase M50 — MSATLFSHSWYKVADLKVRLRKHATIHRHVYRQNVFYVLQDHATGQFQRFTPQAYQLIGLMDGKNTLQQIWDSACEKLGDDLPSQDEVIQLVSQLNKANVIQTNALPDIEQLQRRREKLEKGKIVQQLKSPLSIKIPLVDPEAVLNATSFIAKIIFSKFGALLCLVVVLFGGSLAIINWQALTENLSDKVLGIDNLLIMALVYPMVKLVHELGHGYAVKRWGGEVHEMGVMLLIFIPVPYLDASAASSFRNKYQRMLVGAVGVLGELLMAAIAMVVWVTVEPGLVRAMAYNVMLIGGVSTLLFNGNPLLRFDAYYVLADFLEIPNLGNRGNQQVAYLLKRYGFGMTGLKTTARSRSESAWLVGYSCSAYIYRLFVMVAISLFVASQYFVVGVLLAFWSVWTSLFSPIIKMVSKPMTDPQMRAKRTRIFTVSSLFIACVSAGLFLVPLPYKTYSQGVLYVPQEAFVRVSVSGFVDQLLVENGAQVSSRQSVITMRAPDLLSQVKVLSAQVHEARTRYKASVGDRSGSDILLQELRFIEKELQRANERLSGLTLKATGSGELVIPNRNGIVDRFYRRGEVLGYVVDYKNLPLTVMISEDDIDRVRNQTRSVSFRFVSQPDIEYTGSILRQVPASTQQLPSSILTIEGGGSIALDPNRESELQSYQSYFRIELDSTNALKRRFDERVHVLFVHDPEPIIWRWVRNVRRVFLRQFDV; from the coding sequence ATGTCTGCGACCTTATTTAGTCATTCTTGGTATAAAGTTGCCGACCTAAAGGTTCGCTTGCGCAAGCATGCGACCATTCACCGACACGTCTATCGTCAGAATGTATTTTATGTTCTGCAAGATCACGCGACGGGTCAGTTTCAGCGTTTTACCCCCCAAGCTTATCAACTTATCGGTCTGATGGATGGCAAGAATACCCTTCAGCAGATCTGGGATTCAGCCTGTGAAAAATTAGGTGACGACCTTCCATCGCAGGATGAAGTTATTCAGTTGGTTTCTCAACTCAACAAAGCCAACGTTATTCAAACCAACGCCCTTCCCGATATTGAACAGTTGCAAAGACGAAGAGAAAAGTTAGAAAAAGGTAAAATCGTCCAGCAGTTAAAATCGCCACTGAGTATAAAAATCCCACTCGTCGACCCTGAAGCCGTGTTAAACGCAACCTCGTTTATCGCCAAGATTATATTTAGTAAATTTGGCGCGCTACTTTGTTTGGTGGTGGTTTTATTTGGAGGATCGTTAGCGATCATCAATTGGCAGGCGCTAACAGAGAACCTGAGTGACAAGGTATTGGGTATCGACAACCTGTTAATTATGGCATTGGTTTACCCCATGGTTAAGCTAGTTCATGAACTCGGGCATGGTTATGCCGTGAAACGATGGGGTGGAGAGGTGCATGAAATGGGGGTCATGCTACTGATCTTTATTCCCGTACCTTACTTGGATGCGTCCGCGGCTTCGTCTTTTCGTAATAAGTATCAACGCATGTTGGTTGGTGCCGTTGGTGTGCTAGGAGAGTTGCTCATGGCGGCTATTGCGATGGTTGTTTGGGTTACGGTTGAACCTGGCCTTGTCCGTGCCATGGCTTACAATGTGATGTTAATTGGTGGTGTTTCTACCTTGTTGTTTAATGGCAACCCGCTGCTAAGATTTGATGCCTATTATGTATTAGCTGATTTTCTGGAAATACCGAACTTGGGCAATAGAGGCAACCAGCAAGTTGCCTACTTACTAAAGCGGTATGGCTTTGGAATGACAGGGCTAAAAACGACGGCACGGAGTCGATCCGAATCGGCTTGGTTAGTCGGTTACTCCTGTTCCGCCTATATATACCGCCTGTTTGTTATGGTGGCTATCTCCTTATTTGTTGCATCGCAGTATTTTGTAGTTGGTGTGCTGCTTGCTTTTTGGTCCGTCTGGACCAGCCTATTTTCACCTATTATCAAAATGGTTTCTAAGCCTATGACAGATCCACAAATGCGTGCAAAACGTACAAGAATATTTACGGTATCGAGTCTATTTATCGCCTGTGTTTCTGCTGGATTATTTTTGGTGCCTTTGCCTTATAAAACGTATTCTCAAGGGGTGCTTTATGTTCCACAAGAAGCCTTTGTTCGAGTGTCGGTAAGTGGTTTTGTTGATCAATTATTGGTTGAAAATGGTGCGCAGGTTTCTAGTCGTCAATCTGTTATCACAATGCGTGCACCCGATCTTTTGTCTCAAGTAAAGGTTTTGTCTGCCCAAGTACATGAGGCACGTACTCGTTATAAAGCAAGCGTTGGAGATCGGAGTGGTTCCGACATTTTGTTGCAAGAATTGAGATTTATTGAAAAAGAGCTGCAAAGGGCAAATGAAAGGTTGTCTGGATTGACGTTGAAGGCGACAGGTTCAGGTGAATTGGTTATTCCTAATAGAAACGGGATTGTTGATCGTTTTTATAGGCGAGGTGAGGTGCTTGGTTATGTAGTGGATTACAAAAACTTGCCACTGACTGTCATGATCTCTGAAGATGATATTGACCGCGTTAGAAACCAGACCAGAAGTGTGTCTTTTCGTTTCGTGTCTCAACCTGATATCGAATATACGGGGTCGATATTGCGCCAAGTTCCCGCGTCAACGCAACAACTGCCAAGTTCAATTTTGACCATTGAAGGGGGAGGCTCTATTGCGCTCGACCCTAATAGAGAAAGCGAACTACAAAGCTATCAAAGTTACTTCCGTATCGAATTAGATAGTACCAATGCACTAAAAAGACGATTTGATGAAAGGGTACATGTATTGTTTGTGCATGACCCAGAGCCAATTATCTGGCGTTGGGTCCGGAATGTTCGCCGTGTTTTCTTAAGGCAGTTTGATGTATAA